A stretch of DNA from Saccharomycodes ludwigii strain NBRC 1722 chromosome I, whole genome shotgun sequence:
tacatttcCAATCAAATCATAGATTGTAAAATTTCTacgtgaaaaaaaaaaaaaaaaaaaaaaaaaaaaagaggttCAAATAACTGGTTATTCAATTActatgcaaaaaaaaaaaaaaaaatttttaaaaataaccaaagaaaatacAGCAgagtaaataataaatgtagtcaaataacaacaaaaaaaagaaaaagctacaaaacaattttttttctttttttcttaatattattttcggGAAGGATAAACTGGAATTATTAAAGTATTTAAGCGAGAACGATATAATATATactccttctttttttttttttcaattttttcctttttctatctctttttacattttaatatttttatatttaaagacGATACTTTTTGTTGTCTTCAGTCCTTATAACATTTCCTCAAAACAATTTCTATAGTTCTGTTTACATCTAAtacctttttatttttctttgttaacaaatagaataaaacaataacaactaATTTATAAACTAAAGAAAAGTATAGTATAGTgcaaaaatggaaaagaaGGAATCTAACTTTTTAATCGACTTTTTAATGGGTGGTGTCTCCGCCGCCGTTGCTAAGACTGCTGCCGCTCCAATTGAAAGAGTCAAGTTATTGATCCAAAATCAAGATGAAATGATCAAGCAAGGTACTTTGGACAGACGTTATACCGGTATTGCTGAATGTTTTAAGAGAACTGCTGCCCAAGAAGgtattgtttctttttggaGAGGTAATACTGCTAACGTTATTCGTTACTTCCCAACTCAAGCTTTGAACTTTGCCTTCAAAGATAAGATCAAGGCTGCTTTTAACTTCAAGAAGGAAGAAGGTTATGGTAAATGGTTTGCTGGTAACTTGGCTGCTGGTGGTGCTGCCGGTGCCTTGTCTTTGATGTTTGTCTATTCTTTGGATTATGCTAGAACTAGATTGGCTGCTGACTCCAAATCTGCTAAGAAGGGTGGTGAACGTCAATTCAACGGTTTAATTGATGTTTACAAGAAGACTTTGGCTTCTGATGGTTTTGCTGGTTTGTATAGAGGTTTTGTTCCATctgttattggtattattgtttacaGAGGTTTATACTTTGGTTTGTATGATTCTTTGAAACCAGCTGTTTTGACTGGTTCCTTAGAAGGTTCCTTCCTTGCTTCTTTCTTGTTGGGTTGGGTTGTTACTACTGGTGCTTCTACTGCTTCTTATCCATTGGACACTGTCAGAAGAAGAATGATGATGACTTCTGGTCAAGCTGTTAAATATGCTGGTGCCTTGGACTGTTTCAAGAAGGTTGTTGCTGCTGAAGGTGTTTCCACCTTGTTCAAGGGTTGTGGTGCTAACATCTTGAGAGGTGTTGCTGGTGCCGGTGTTATTTCCTTGTATGATCAATTGCAAATGATCATGTTCGGTAAgaaatttaaatgaaaaggtttaaattaaatggaAATtgagaaatttttttttgttttatttattccgAGACtcgtttttaaaaactgtTTATATTAGTATAATGattggtttttttattttttattttatttgatcGTCTGTATTCAAAGCTAACtacgtatatatatatatatttctatattccattttttttacaacaGGAAACAGAAAAAACCTTGtgtttttctaatattatgattttttattttttttgtttgtttttgtttgtttacgGGGGGATTTCTTGTAAATTTGTGTGAAATATCTTATTAGGTTTTAAGTTAAGAAAGGAAAGGAGAAACAAAAACTTgccttgttttttttttttttttttttttttttagtacagtttaaaaaaaaatatatattccaTGTAAGTCACGTTCTAACCATTGCCAAATGACAAACAGTACCCGGacataaaataattttataatattatatattattttttttttttgttttcatttttttgatcTTTATGTTTACATATTTACCATTTAACGCTAATTAAACACTGAGCttgtttttgaatttatacAATCTGACTTTCTAACATTTAGAATTAGTATTACTAGTGTCTACGAATAAACagctttttaatttcacaTAGTCATccatatctatatatatttatatatatttcctttttttttttttctttctttttcttcttttttgaagGGGGACTTTTGGGGGGTGGGGGTTTAGGATAATAATACGAACAACtcacaaaagaaaaaaaaaaagaaatttctGGCATGAAAGATTTTGAGTTCtttaataccaataatatcaaaGGAGATGAAAATTGGATAGAATTGGATCACGATGACActgaaaataatgtttttggGTTGGATGTatacaataacaatgatagtaacaaaatatcatacaacaacaacaacaacaacaacaacaataataaaatacctgtttcaaaatcaatatCATCTTTTGAATCTGCCTCTATCATCTCACATTTGGGGGTTTCCAATAGGTTTGGaaattctttattaaaCGAACTGGATGATAGAGCTAGATTAAAAGAAGCAGAGTTAAAccaagaaaataaagatgtttttaataataggGATTCTTTCTCTGCTATGGGTGGTACAACCCTTGgaaggagaaaaaagagatatAGTGATTTACATAAGAAAAGATTTCAAAATATGGCTTCTATAGATGCCAAATATACCGAATCacttgataataataatggaataatattaaaacaacacaaaaaacaaaataatattgataaaacTTACATCTcaacttttgaaaaattgcACCAACTAGGAGATCCAGCAAATATTAATcaaaatagtaaaaaatcTAATGATAACTCGGATAAGTAtcaatttaataataacgattCAATGAACAGTAGTGATAgcgataataacaataacagcaGTTCAGTGATTCTTATAGATAATACCCAACATATACtggattataaaaatagaaaaatacCTCATAGTAATTATAAGGGAACTAGTAGCTCTGCAACGGCCAATAAAAGAATGATTTCTTTGAAAAACCAGTATAATTACGAGCATAGCTTGCCCTTGAGGAAGCATGGAATTTCCTCCACTACTGTTGATGTAGAAagagatatatatatcatagATAATGATGGAAATGCTGATGCTATAAAGGAGGACATTTTTCAACGTGGTGATATTCAAATATACGAGGAACAAACAAGTACAACTATCTACAATAGcgaaaacaataataccagCAGTAACAGTATAGAATCTTCCATTGATCTGCTCAGTAATGATggtgaaaaaagaagagattCTAGGAGGTTGTCTAAAAGATTAAATGATATAGATATTGTTAGTTCGAAGAAAAGGTTTAGAGATTCAAAGGGAAAAGGAAGGGAAAGTGATGTTTTTATAAGTCCTATGAAAGACATAACTAAAAGAATTCAAAGGTTAAGACTAAGTATGAATAGTAATGGCACATCAATGACTAAGGAAAAGAATATTAATAAGTATAACAATATGCAGTTAGACAGTGCtcataataatgataattttattggCAATAGCAGTgacaaaaatgataataaatccaTAAACAAACTTAATCTTAATTATGaatcaaatttaattatgAATAGGGACATAACCAGTTTTCCTTTACATATTGGAAATACCGCGAATGGTGGTACAGATATACACGACTTCAAGTTTAACATAAATACTAATGGCAAAGTGCCTGTAGCAATATCTGGAAACAATAGTGGAAATAGTACCAATGGCAATGCAGTGGAACATATTGGCGCTAATGCTTTTAATATGAATGTCAGTAATAGGAGCATCAGTAACAGAAGTGTTAGCAATAGAAGTAGCAGCAATAGAAATGCATCAAGAACTTCTGGTCAAACCAGAATACCCAGCTTTGCCAGACCCACTTTTACTTCCCAAATTAAATCAGATACTACTAACAATGAGTATGGCACTTTGGATCCTGGCAGAACCCAATCCCATTTTTGGGAAGTTGcttcaaataatattaaaaataatacaaacgCTAAAACCACTAGTGATATTGTATTCAGGAAACCTCTTTACAACTCCACGAAAACTGTTGTTCCACTGTCCACAAAGAAAAAGCCATCTATATCTAGAACCTCCTCTTTTCATTCGGTTAGCACGAACGACAGGCCGCTTACCCCGCCGCAACAAAAAATGGATGTTAATTTAGCGCCGCTCAATCCCAACCTGAACAACAGTAAAGTAACTTCAGCATCTAGCTCTGGAAGCATTCGGCATTTAGAGAATTATCCAAGTGTTTTTGAAAGGCTTTATAACACAAGTACATTTGCATACAGTAATAATCACAATTTTGGCGCAATTTCTACCGATACAACTATTAACAACGatgataacaacaatagGTCACCTGGTAAAATCACTAGAAGCAAAACTATGGGAAGTATTGAAAGTCCAAAGAAAATTTCAAGTTCCGGCTCAACCAAATTAAATGTAAGAAGAAGTCAAACCACTAAAATCCCAAAAAGCTTATCTGCTCGTAATTTAATTAGTGAATCTGCATCTAGCAACAACGTTGCCGGCAAACCTACATGGAAATAATATCTATTACTACTATATTTcccttttaatttttttccttttaataGTATGCATTAAATTGTCATTatgttttccttttgtgaagataaagtaaaaaaaaaaaaaggaaaataagaaaaattacaaattaCTACTTACTCTTGCttgttaaatatttattggtCTCAAAAAGGTGTTGTCACATTTCTTtacatttgaaaaaaaaaaaaaagttaaaacatataataattggTACATAAAACCAATGTGCCTGCCAGACTGgaaaaatatcatcaaaAGTGAACAAAATCATAATCAAAAGATTATAGTCCGttacattaataataaaaatcctatttttgttattccgacaattttttttttttttttttttttacagtACCTGAAAGAATAATATGTGAACTCCGAGTTGGAAAAACTATAATCTTCCGCCTACCTtgggggaaaaaaagaaaaaaaatcatttcaAGGAGTTATAAATTAGTATAATTACATAAAATCAGGAAAAACTTaaaactgtttttttttttttttcttttatttttcaattttttttttccctcctAACGTTTGggaaaaactttaaatggaaaataaaataatgagGCACGCATCCATGCATGCTCACTCATAATATGCATTAAACAGCATTTATGCCCGTCActgatttaattaaatactACTTTATCAAGGACTGccttattatttgttttaaaaaaagtttcttgTAGTACTTTGGAGCGTAAACATTATGATTAAATAccatattaaaagaaaaaaaagaaaaaaaaaaaaaggaaaaggaaaaaaagaagaaccCAGTTAtctctttaaaaataatcttctaattatatatatttttttattttgatggTGTACTTATTTCGTAATTCAGTATCAcactatcattattgtcagtagaaaaaaagatttttttttttattaaccgATAGTATCATTcatacaatatttttttttttttggtacaTGGTTATAGTAGCCTAGTCTTGCTATATAACCGAGCACATATTAATAACGCTCTAGTCCCGAAGGAAACCTTAAccgatttttttttttaaaacaactttttattttataactAATAGCAAAATAACTaaaatgatttttatatacttttgAAGTTTTCCATTGATCTCTTAATTATgctaaaaattaaaacataaCTATTCGCATACGTCGAGATGCGTTTTAAGTTATAACTTACAAGATCTCTGTTAAAAGTcgagttttttttaaaaaaaaaatataataaacacATCTTAAGGGATGTTAAAATAATTGATTCAAAAAGTCAAAAAGtagaaatataaaagaCATTTTTCACGGTGTAAAAACATTTCTTCCCTAATGATATTCTCCCTTTATTATTCATgggtattattaattaaaatttggagttttttttttttttttttttttttataaatttttttttttaaattcaacATAATGCTTTATCTTTTCgtttatttgaaattaattacTCGTATGAGTGGTCTACTTAGtttaacaaatatttatctattATACGATTTCCAGAGTAaattattcattttattttttatttactcaTCAATTATTATCTACTTTAAATTTGTGTTGTTGCTGGTGTTTTCCATTTTTGGATAATCCCagcaaaattaattaattttcatAGGACTAAATCCATCGCTAATATAGTGATAAACTTAATAACAAtctttttgaataaatGAATATCTCGATATTCTTAATGTAATTACTAGagttataaaaaaaggagcAACAAATCCTTAATTATGGTATTCCTTGATGACGTATATagtattaaaacaaaaatttaccTACCGGTACACATAAATTTACATCTATCCaaagataataaacaacttttttataGCGGAAACTTATTTACATAGGCTATTTCGGAAAAACATATACGCTAATTTTCCGAGATAATGTTTTTACATATTATGATTCTATTGTTtatacattaaaaaaaaagaagcacCTGGAAAAAcgaatgattattattcggaaaattaaaaaatataaaaaaaaaataaaggagAAATAATTTTCCGGGTGCGGGAAAATGTAAGAATACAAAGAAcgaatattttgaaaaattaaaataaattaattaacgCTTTGTTGTCTAATAATATAGGACTTATTATGAATTATTACCAAGCTGGAATGAAAAACTGAGttgaaagagaaaaaaaaaaaaatagttcaAGTTATTCCAAAACAAGATAGATCTATGGTTgtaatactaaaaaaaaaaaaaaaactcagGTGTTGCCAGTCTCAGATTTGTccctatttttttatttttattttcaaaaaagacCCAAAGAGTACTCGTTGAATGGGTTAGTTTAATGGTGTTCCGCTTAAAGCTAAAATGGGTATGTTCAGCAATAAACACCTTACAAAGTATAACTAAAAGTTTTTACCCCATTATTAGTACACTACTTGCCATCAAAATACTCAGTCTTTTTACTTATCAAAGTGCAGCCATCGCTCCCTTTTCAAGATTGTTGAAT
This window harbors:
- a CDS encoding uncharacterized protein (similar to Saccharomyces cerevisiae YBL030C | PET9 | PETite (paralog of YBR085W | AAC3)), with the protein product MEKKESNFLIDFLMGGVSAAVAKTAAAPIERVKLLIQNQDEMIKQGTLDRRYTGIAECFKRTAAQEGIVSFWRGNTANVIRYFPTQALNFAFKDKIKAAFNFKKEEGYGKWFAGNLAAGGAAGALSLMFVYSLDYARTRLAADSKSAKKGGERQFNGLIDVYKKTLASDGFAGLYRGFVPSVIGIIVYRGLYFGLYDSLKPAVLTGSLEGSFLASFLLGWVVTTGASTASYPLDTVRRRMMMTSGQAVKYAGALDCFKKVVAAEGVSTLFKGCGANILRGVAGAGVISLYDQLQMIMFGKKFK
- the SHE1 gene encoding She1p (similar to Saccharomyces cerevisiae YBL031W | SHE1 | Sensitivity to High Expression), with the protein product MKDFEFFNTNNIKGDENWIELDHDDTENNVFGLDVYNNNDSNKISYNNNNNNNNNNKIPVSKSISSFESASIISHLGVSNRFGNSLLNELDDRARLKEAELNQENKDVFNNRDSFSAMGGTTLGRRKKRYSDLHKKRFQNMASIDAKYTESLDNNNGIILKQHKKQNNIDKTYISTFEKLHQLGDPANINQNSKKSNDNSDKYQFNNNDSMNSSDSDNNNNSSSVILIDNTQHILDYKNRKIPHSNYKGTSSSATANKRMISLKNQYNYEHSLPLRKHGISSTTVDVERDIYIIDNDGNADAIKEDIFQRGDIQIYEEQTSTTIYNSENNNTSSNSIESSIDLLSNDGEKRRDSRRLSKRLNDIDIVSSKKRFRDSKGKGRESDVFISPMKDITKRIQRLRLSMNSNGTSMTKEKNINKYNNMQLDSAHNNDNFIGNSSDKNDNKSINKLNLNYESNLIMNRDITSFPLHIGNTANGGTDIHDFKFNINTNGKVPVAISGNNSGNSTNGNAVEHIGANAFNMNVSNRSISNRSVSNRSSSNRNASRTSGQTRIPSFARPTFTSQIKSDTTNNEYGTLDPGRTQSHFWEVASNNIKNNTNAKTTSDIVFRKPLYNSTKTVVPLSTKKKPSISRTSSFHSVSTNDRPLTPPQQKMDVNLAPLNPNLNNSKVTSASSSGSIRHLENYPSVFERLYNTSTFAYSNNHNFGAISTDTTINNDDNNNRSPGKITRSKTMGSIESPKKISSSGSTKLNVRRSQTTKIPKSLSARNLISESASSNNVAGKPTWK